A window of the Oncorhynchus masou masou isolate Uvic2021 chromosome 13, UVic_Omas_1.1, whole genome shotgun sequence genome harbors these coding sequences:
- the pdk4 gene encoding pyruvate dehydrogenase kinase, isozyme 4, which yields MKLTQFLLKNSSIPKQALVDRFSKFSPSPLSMKQFIDFGSANACEKTSFVFLRQELPVRLANIMKEIDFLPDKLLSTPSLQLLQSWYATSLMELVGFLEKDPDNKTILKKFTETLVNVRNRHNNVVPTMAQGVVEYKEAFGSDPVTNQNVQYFLDRFYMSRISTRMLMNQHSLIFDGSANPAHPKHIGTIDPDCDVTEVVKDAFDSSKMLCEQYYLTSPEIDITQVNAKGPDQPLRIVYVPSHLYHMLFELFKNAMRATVETHEMALHLPPVKVRVSLGSEDLTIKISDRGGGVPLRKIERLFSYMYSTAPSPVDIDNSRNAPLAGFGYGLPISRLYAKYFQGDLQLYSMEGYGTSAVIYLKALSSDSVERLPVYNQSAIRHYQTSNEADDWCMPSKDPKKLGKYERRSQ from the exons GCTCAGCCAATGCCTGTGAGAAGACGTCCTTTGTGTTCCTGCGTCAGGAGCTTCCTGTCCGGCTGGCCAACATCATGAAGGAGATCGACTTCCTCCCTGACAAGCTTCTCAGCACCCCCTCACTACAGCTGCTACAGAGCTG GTATGCAACAAGTCTGATGGAGCTTGTGGGCTTCCTGGAGAAAGATCCTGATAATAAAACGATCCTAAAGAA GTTCACTGAGACGCTGGTGAACGTCAGGAACCGTCACAACAATGTGGTCCCCACCATGGCCCAGGGCGTAGTGGAGTACAAGGAGGCTTTCGGCTCTGACCCCGTGACCAATCAGAACGTCCAATACTTCCTGGATCGCTTCTACATGAGCCGCATCTCCACCCGCATGCTCATGAACCAGCATT CTCTCATCTTTGATGGAAGTGCCAACCCCGCCCATCCCAAGCACATTGGCACCATCGACCCCGACTGTGACGTGACAGAGGTGGTAAAAG ATGCCTTCGATAGTTCCAAGATGCTCTGTGAGCAGTACTACCTGACCTCGCCAGAGATTGACATCACACAAGTCAACG CCAAAGGTCCTGACCAGCCTCTTCGTATTGTCTATGTGCCTTCCCATCTCTACCACATGCTGTTTGAGCTCTTCAAG AACGCCATGAGAGCAACAGTGGAGACTCATGAAATGGCCCTGCATCTCCCGCCAGTCAAAGTTCGAGTCTCACTGGGCAGTGAAGACCTGACAATCAAG ATATCAGATCGAGGTGGAGGAGTTCCCCTGAGGAAGATAGAGCGTTTGTTCAGCTACATGTACTCCACCGCCCCCAGCCCCGTTGATATTGACAACTCACGCAACGCTCCACTG GCTGGTTTCGGCTACGGTCTTCCCATCTCCCGTCTCTATGCCAAGTACTTCCAGGGAGACCTGCAGCTCTACTCCATGGAGGGATATGGGACGTCAGCTGTCATCTACCTGAAG GCCTTGTCCTCAGATTCTGTGGAAAGACTTCCTGTTTACAACCAGTCAGCCATAAGGCATTACCAGACGAGCAACGAGGCTGATGACTGGTGCATGCCCAGCAAGGATCCCAAGAAGCTGGGGAAGTATGAGAGAAGAAGTCAATAG